AACATAGGAGGGATAAAAAGGGGCTCCCCCGATCCCGGTAGAGAGCAGCAGTGCAAATACCGTCAATACGGCACCTGATGCAGCGAACCAAAATCCTGTTTCTTTACCGCGAAATCCGCCGAAGAGAAACAAAAGCAATCCGATCACAAACGGAACCGATACACTGATCGGATGGTTCATAAAGGTATGGAAATAGCGGTTGGACTCAATCACGACTTTCCCCTGCAAAATATCGGCACCCAAAACTGAAAATATCCATACTGCATACGAGGCTAAAAAAACCAACGTGACCACGATCTCAGATTGTCTTTTTTTCTCCGTTATACGGAGTATTTCCGCCTCTTTTACGCTGTTAAGAATATAGAGCATCCCCAATATACGGGATATAAGAAGTACGCATATCCCGCCTAATACATTAAAAGGGACACTCAATGCCTCCAGCCCGCGAGTTGGCATTATCCAATGGGCAAGCTTGTCATTATCAAGAATAAACGGACTTCCTGAAAACATTGTAGAGATAATCACCCCGATTAAAAACGGGGCGAGGTAGCCGTTAATACTTAAAAATATTTCAAATATTTTTGCGCCGTAGACATTTCCTTTTTTGGTACGATACTCGTAGGAAACCGCTTGAATGATATAAACAAACAGCAGTGTCATCCATGCCGCATACGCTCCGCCGAAACTGACGGCATAAAAGAGGGGAAAAGCGGCGAAAATAGCTCCTCCGAATAAAACCAGTGTCGTAAAACCCAATTCCCATTTACGTCCGAAAACATTATACAGCAGTGTTTTATCCGTTTCATTCTTTCCTATCAACGGAATCAGAGCCTGCCCTCCCTGCACAAAAAGCATCATCGCCAAAAATCCGCCCAGTAATGAGACGATCCCCCACCAATAATTTTGCAGCCACAGCAGTTCCCATGTCTCAAACATGATCTTCTCCTTTTTCCATAATAAGAGGTCCATGTGCAATCGCCGCAACCATGATCTTAATTTCGGCAATCAATAAAGCGGTAAACAGTGCCGCAAACATCCAAAAAGTGATCTGCACACTCAGTGGATTTAACGCACTTACCCCTTTCATCGTCGGAAGAAGATCTTGAATCACCCAAGGCTGCCGCCCTACTTCGGCTACGATCCAACCTGCTTCACACGCTATAAACCCTAGCGGAATAGAAAACAATGTAACCCATAAGGCCCAGCGTGTATTGATGAGTTCATTGGTCATCGAAAGATAAAGGAGGACAAGAAACAATACGATGAAAAATGATCCCAATCCAACCATCAGGTGAAAACTGTAAAAGGTAAGAGCGATCGGAGGAACCGTCTGTTTCGGATCACTAAAGTGTCCGTACCCCATGTACGACTGATTCACATCAAATGCCGCAAGATGATCTGCCGCTTTTTCATTGTCGCCGGCTTTTTTAGCTTCATGATACTGTGCCAGGTTGGACAATGCTGATTGTCCCCGAGAAATTTTTTCGCCGGCACTCATCACATTGAATTTTTCATTACCTGCAATGAGATCGTTTATACCCGGGACAAACGCATTGATATCGTGGTATCCGAGTATGGAGAGTGCAAACGGAATTTGGATATCTCCAAAAAATTCGGGCTTGTCATCTCCGATCTCTTTATCCAAATTTAAAATCCCGAACGCTACGATTCCCGCACGTCCTTCTCCCGTATACAGCCCTTCCATAGCCGCCAGTTTCATAGGTTGTTTTTGGGCAACCTGATGCGCCGATTCATCACCGCTTAGCAGGAGAAATATTGATGCAAACAGACCGAATGATGCCGCGACAATGATACTTCTCCGGGCAAAATGCAATTCACGTCCCCGTATCAAAAACCATGCCGATACACCGACGACAAAAATAGCCGCCGTTACATACCCGCCGCCGATGGTATGCAGAAATTTTGCTACCGCGACAGGTGAAAAGATCACATCCCAAAAATTCCCCATCTCATACCGCATCGAATCGGGATTAAATATCATGCCCACAGGATGCTGCATCCACCCGTTTGCAACCAAAATCCATAAAGCGGAGAGGTTGGTTCCGATAGCTACCAACCATGATGAAAGAAGGTGGAATTTTTTCGAAACACGATTCCAGCCAAAAAACAATACGACAAAAAAAGTGGATTCAAGGAAAAAAGCAAAAATCCCCTCGATTGCCAACGGCGCACCGAAAATATCTCCGACGATCCATGAATAGGCTGCCCAATTAGTCCCGAATTCAAACTCCATGATAAGGCCGGTCGCAACGCCGATAACGAAATTAATTCCAAATAGTTTGACCCAGAACTTGGTTGTTGCAAGCCACTCTTCGTCGCCTGTTTTAACATATATTGTTTCCATGATGGCGACAAGAAAAGAGAGTCCAAGCGTAAGCGGGACAAACAAAAAATGGTAAATAGCGGTTAAAGCAAATTGCGCTCTTGACCAATCGACGAGTTCCATATCTATATCCTTATATCTGACGGTTATTTTGGAAGGGACAGTTTTTCAGCAATCACTGAAGAAGCGGTTTGGGGTGATGTCTTGTAAGGGTCGTCGTATAAAAAGTAAAACAGCGCCCAAATAAAAAGCAATTTAAAAGCAAAGACAAGCACAAGGCTGTTTTTCAACCGAAGATTTGCAAAAAAATCGTGATACATTTGGAAAATACCGTAACGTTTCATTACTGTGTTTCCTTAAAAACTCAAATCTGAATGACTATTCATAATCCGAATATTAACGACATAAAACTGTTATGTATCTTTCAGATTTATCTATACATGATTCTTCAATTTATTATAGGTTAATACTCAATTGCCAAGAGAAGCAGTCTGAAAGCTAGAATGTGCAGAAATCAAGAAATCGCCGAAGCGATCGAAAAAGCCGCTTTTAGAGTGCGGACAAAAAGGCTTTTTCTGAAGCCGGTATCTTTGCCATTTTCCCTGAA
This genomic window from Sulfuricurvum sp. contains:
- the cydB gene encoding cytochrome d ubiquinol oxidase subunit II, whose translation is MFETWELLWLQNYWWGIVSLLGGFLAMMLFVQGGQALIPLIGKNETDKTLLYNVFGRKWELGFTTLVLFGGAIFAAFPLFYAVSFGGAYAAWMTLLFVYIIQAVSYEYRTKKGNVYGAKIFEIFLSINGYLAPFLIGVIISTMFSGSPFILDNDKLAHWIMPTRGLEALSVPFNVLGGICVLLISRILGMLYILNSVKEAEILRITEKKRQSEIVVTLVFLASYAVWIFSVLGADILQGKVVIESNRYFHTFMNHPISVSVPFVIGLLLFLFGGFRGKETGFWFAASGAVLTVFALLLSTGIGGAPFYPSYVDLSSSLTTANSSASRYTLMVMGYVSLFVPVVLGYIAYVWYSMARPVTHEEIKNDPFSY
- a CDS encoding cytochrome ubiquinol oxidase subunit I; its protein translation is MELVDWSRAQFALTAIYHFLFVPLTLGLSFLVAIMETIYVKTGDEEWLATTKFWVKLFGINFVIGVATGLIMEFEFGTNWAAYSWIVGDIFGAPLAIEGIFAFFLESTFFVVLFFGWNRVSKKFHLLSSWLVAIGTNLSALWILVANGWMQHPVGMIFNPDSMRYEMGNFWDVIFSPVAVAKFLHTIGGGYVTAAIFVVGVSAWFLIRGRELHFARRSIIVAASFGLFASIFLLLSGDESAHQVAQKQPMKLAAMEGLYTGEGRAGIVAFGILNLDKEIGDDKPEFFGDIQIPFALSILGYHDINAFVPGINDLIAGNEKFNVMSAGEKISRGQSALSNLAQYHEAKKAGDNEKAADHLAAFDVNQSYMGYGHFSDPKQTVPPIALTFYSFHLMVGLGSFFIVLFLVLLYLSMTNELINTRWALWVTLFSIPLGFIACEAGWIVAEVGRQPWVIQDLLPTMKGVSALNPLSVQITFWMFAALFTALLIAEIKIMVAAIAHGPLIMEKGEDHV